A single Caretta caretta isolate rCarCar2 chromosome 2, rCarCar1.hap1, whole genome shotgun sequence DNA region contains:
- the TBC1D7 gene encoding TBC1 domain family member 7: protein MAEDSQRNFRSVYYEKVGFRGVEEKKSLEILLKDDRLDVEKLCTFSQRFPLPSMYRILVWKVLLGIIPPHHESHALVMKYRKEQYRDVYHALQVIRFIKDSTPQVEVFLRMHQLESGRLPRNLAFPLEPEDEVFLAIAKAMEEVVEDNIDCYWLVSSFVNQLNNKYKDLLPQLPKVLEQYLNVEDNRLLVHLKACSAVSKLPYNLWFKKCFAGCLPESSLQRVWDKVISGSCKILVFVALEILLTFKMKIMALTNTEKITQFLENIPQDNTDAIVSKAIDLWHKHCGTPVHLV from the exons ATGGCTGAGGACTCTCAGAGAAACTTCCGCTCTGTCTACTATGAAAAAGTGGGATTTCGTGGTGTTGAAGAAAAGAAATCATTGGAAATCCTACTGAAAGATGATCGATTGG ATGTTGAGAAGCTTTGCACATTTAGTCAAAGATTTCCTCTCCCATCCATGTATCGTATCCTGGTGTGGAAGGTGCTTTTAG gAATTATTCCTCCTCACCATGAATCTCATGCTCTGGTGATGAAGTACAGAAAGGAACAATATAGGGATGTGTATCATGCCCTCCAAGTAATTCGGTTTATCAAGGATTCTACCCCACAGGTTGAAGTTTTCCTCCGCATGCATCAACTGGAGTCAGGAAGGTTGCCTCGAAATTTGGCTTTTCCTCTG gAACCAGAAGATGAAGTGTTTCTTGCCATAGCTAAAGCCATGGAGGAAGTGGTGGAGGATAATATCGACTGCTACTGGCTTGTCAGTAGTTTTGTGAATCAGTTAAACAACAAATACAAAGATTTGTTACCACAGCTG CCAAAAGTTCTTGAACAGTATTTGAATGTTGAAGATAACAGACTTCTGGTGCATCTGAAGGCATGCTCTGCAGTGAGCAAACTTCCTTACAATCTTTGGTTTAAGAAGTGTTTTGCAGGCTGTTTACCTGAATCCAGTTTACAGAG GGTTTGGGACAAAGTTATTAGTGGATCCTGCAAGATTCTTGTGTTTGTTGCTCTGGAGATTTTATTAAcctttaaaatgaagataatggcCCTGACTAACACAGAGAAGATCACACAGTTTCTGGAAAAT ATTCCTCAAGATAACACTGACGCAATAGTGAGCAAAGCTATTGATCTGTGGCACAAACATTGTGGGACACCGGTACATTTGGTATGA